In a single window of the Niabella ginsenosidivorans genome:
- a CDS encoding sialate O-acetylesterase, which yields MKNKWILPVAALLLFGNAHAEIKLPALIADNMVLEQNTRVALWGWAAAGEKVTVQCSWNRQPVSVTAGKEGRWQVRVQTIAAGGPYSILFKGSNTITVKNVLLGEVWLCSGQSNMEFPLGKQKAWRTGVFHYEEEIAKAGDPELRLFTVKQEVADEPLADVNGQWDACTPQTVAGFSAVAYYFGREIRKTTGFPVGLIHSSWGGTPAESWVRKEVLLSDKDFLPILDRYKTAMKTYPDDLKHYELQLDKWKKDTAGNKKPVKPVDPLKNSKSPSKLYNAMIHPLIPFTIKGAIWYQGESNADRACQYRKLFPALINSWRQEWKDDFPFYFVQIAPHYKQNPEIREAQLLTYKSVPHTGMAVITDIGDSLNIHPRTKDVVGHRLALWALAKDYGKKIPYSGPVYEGMQTQGNKIRVRFHFADGGLILKDGAAAEFMIAGKDQQFVPANARIEGNTVVVWSEAVQQPVAVRYGWKHFPHALLYNEAGLPASPYRTDDWPGETMNKQ from the coding sequence ATGAAAAATAAATGGATACTTCCTGTAGCAGCGCTATTGTTGTTTGGCAATGCGCATGCCGAAATAAAGTTACCGGCGCTGATAGCAGACAATATGGTATTGGAGCAAAATACCAGGGTGGCCTTATGGGGCTGGGCTGCTGCCGGTGAAAAAGTAACGGTGCAATGCAGTTGGAACCGGCAACCGGTCAGCGTTACAGCCGGTAAAGAAGGGCGCTGGCAGGTGCGTGTGCAAACCATTGCGGCAGGTGGCCCTTATTCCATTCTTTTTAAGGGCAGCAATACAATCACGGTTAAAAATGTTTTACTGGGTGAGGTATGGTTATGTTCCGGCCAGTCCAATATGGAGTTTCCGCTGGGCAAGCAAAAAGCCTGGCGTACGGGGGTGTTTCATTATGAAGAAGAGATAGCAAAGGCCGGTGATCCTGAATTACGTTTGTTTACGGTAAAACAGGAAGTGGCAGATGAACCGTTAGCGGATGTAAACGGGCAATGGGATGCCTGCACCCCACAAACGGTAGCCGGCTTTTCAGCAGTTGCTTACTATTTCGGCCGGGAGATCCGTAAGACAACCGGGTTTCCGGTGGGGCTCATTCATTCCTCCTGGGGCGGAACGCCCGCTGAATCATGGGTTCGGAAGGAAGTGTTATTGTCCGATAAAGATTTTTTGCCCATACTGGATCGTTATAAAACGGCAATGAAGACGTATCCGGATGACCTGAAGCATTATGAACTGCAACTGGATAAATGGAAAAAGGACACTGCCGGAAATAAGAAGCCTGTAAAGCCGGTTGATCCGCTTAAGAACTCCAAATCTCCCTCCAAACTGTACAATGCCATGATCCATCCTTTGATCCCTTTTACCATTAAAGGAGCGATCTGGTACCAGGGAGAATCGAATGCGGATCGTGCCTGCCAGTACCGTAAATTATTTCCTGCCCTGATCAACAGCTGGCGGCAGGAATGGAAGGATGATTTTCCTTTTTATTTTGTACAGATCGCCCCGCATTATAAGCAAAACCCGGAAATAAGAGAAGCACAGCTGCTTACGTATAAATCTGTTCCCCATACAGGGATGGCTGTGATTACAGATATAGGCGATTCTCTGAACATTCACCCGCGTACTAAAGATGTGGTAGGCCACCGGCTGGCTTTATGGGCATTGGCAAAGGATTACGGGAAAAAGATCCCGTATTCGGGCCCGGTATACGAGGGCATGCAAACGCAGGGAAATAAGATCAGGGTCCGGTTTCATTTTGCAGATGGGGGATTGATATTGAAAGATGGAGCAGCCGCTGAGTTTATGATTGCAGGTAAGGATCAGCAATTTGTGCCTGCAAATGCAAGGATTGAAGGTAATACGGTTGTTGTATGGAGCGAGGCAGTGCAGCAGCCCGTGGCTGTGCGTTACGGATGGAAGCATTTCCCGCATGCACTGTTGTATAATGAGGCCGGATTGCCCGCATCTCCGTACCGGACAGACGACTGGCCCGGTGAAACCATGAATAAACAATAA
- a CDS encoding alpha-L-fucosidase, whose amino-acid sequence MKHILFTLYLIIASCTVKAQGMEEMWDSSASKKEHPNIQWFKDAKFGMFIHWGLYSKLAGTWKGKNYYGSGEWIMNQAKIPVKDYRKIAADFNPVNFNAEEWAQLAEDAGVKYMVITAKHHEGFSMFDSKVTGFDIMDATPYKKDPMKALSAAMRKRGIRFGFYYSQFQDWYEPNGGRNTWDYDESKKDYQSYYRQKAIPQLKELLTNYGPLGIVWFDTPGGMTKEQTAAFVKELRQLQPNSLFSSRVGQGMGDYKDFGDSEVPPVPIEGAWESIYTHNDSWGYIAHDMNFKSPDEIIKLLANVASKGGNLMLNVGPDGSGKIPEYSVKYLQRAGAWLKKNGAGIYASTAGFIPAQPWGVTTAKPGKLFLHVFNRPLNDTVLVPGFTNAVSNVYALDGAVKLPFIKKGEDLYINMAAVKNVRSPNTVLVVEFRGTPPAYNAGAPVTVSAAFENNTVDAVFAEVTGNAKIQSLTYSYYYGDWKHTTCVTDLQAPADSAVFMVRITDPGDYKLILEYACPQESAQQEGVLNVDDKSYLFRTLRTSEFDRKAPLLFIKHPVAIFTAATPGIYHLTVKPYQQGKELFKLKSIIAEPIK is encoded by the coding sequence ATGAAACATATTTTATTTACGTTATACCTTATTATAGCCTCTTGTACAGTCAAAGCCCAGGGGATGGAGGAAATGTGGGATAGCTCCGCATCAAAAAAAGAGCATCCCAATATTCAATGGTTTAAAGATGCAAAATTCGGTATGTTTATTCACTGGGGCTTATATTCAAAGCTGGCGGGCACCTGGAAGGGCAAGAACTATTATGGAAGCGGGGAGTGGATCATGAACCAGGCTAAGATTCCCGTTAAAGATTACCGGAAGATTGCAGCAGATTTTAACCCGGTAAATTTTAATGCGGAAGAATGGGCACAATTAGCAGAGGATGCCGGTGTAAAATATATGGTCATTACGGCCAAACATCATGAAGGCTTCTCTATGTTTGATTCAAAGGTGACAGGTTTTGATATTATGGATGCCACGCCGTATAAGAAGGACCCCATGAAAGCGCTGTCTGCTGCTATGCGTAAAAGAGGCATCCGCTTTGGATTTTACTATTCGCAGTTTCAGGACTGGTATGAGCCCAATGGAGGAAGGAATACCTGGGATTACGATGAATCAAAAAAAGATTATCAGTCATATTACCGGCAGAAAGCCATTCCCCAGCTAAAGGAATTGTTGACCAATTACGGCCCGCTTGGTATTGTTTGGTTTGATACGCCTGGCGGAATGACAAAAGAACAAACGGCGGCTTTTGTAAAGGAGCTAAGGCAATTACAACCCAATAGTTTGTTCAGCAGTCGCGTAGGTCAGGGTATGGGGGATTATAAAGATTTTGGAGATTCCGAAGTGCCACCGGTACCTATTGAAGGGGCATGGGAATCCATTTATACGCACAATGATTCCTGGGGATATATTGCGCACGATATGAATTTTAAGTCGCCGGATGAAATTATAAAGCTGCTTGCCAATGTGGCTTCCAAAGGCGGTAACCTGATGTTGAATGTAGGCCCGGATGGTTCGGGAAAAATTCCTGAGTATTCAGTAAAGTATTTACAAAGGGCAGGTGCCTGGTTAAAGAAAAACGGCGCCGGCATTTATGCGTCAACTGCTGGTTTTATTCCTGCGCAGCCCTGGGGAGTAACCACTGCCAAACCGGGTAAGTTATTTCTCCACGTATTCAATCGCCCGTTAAACGATACAGTGCTGGTGCCCGGGTTTACAAATGCTGTTTCAAACGTTTATGCACTGGATGGAGCCGTAAAGCTGCCTTTTATAAAAAAAGGAGAGGATCTGTATATTAACATGGCTGCGGTAAAAAATGTGCGCAGCCCCAATACCGTATTGGTGGTGGAATTCCGGGGCACGCCTCCTGCATATAATGCAGGGGCACCTGTTACCGTTTCAGCCGCTTTTGAAAACAATACAGTGGATGCTGTGTTTGCGGAAGTTACGGGGAATGCAAAGATCCAGTCCCTAACCTACAGCTATTATTACGGCGACTGGAAGCATACAACCTGTGTAACAGACCTGCAAGCTCCTGCTGATAGTGCAGTCTTTATGGTGCGTATAACAGATCCCGGCGATTATAAACTGATACTGGAATATGCCTGCCCGCAGGAAAGCGCGCAACAGGAAGGGGTTTTAAATGTGGATGATAAAAGCTACCTGTTCCGCACGTTGCGTACCTCGGAGTTTGACCGGAAGGCCCCGTTATTGTTTATAAAACATCCTGTAGCTATTTTTACTGCTGCGACTCCGGGTATTTACCATCTTACCGTTAAACCGTATCAGCAAGGCAAAGAATTGTTTAAGCTGAAATCGATCATAGCGGAACCGATAAAATAA